A region of the Arenibacter antarcticus genome:
CTACCGATTTGTTAATCCAATAGCTTTGAACAAAAATAATCCCAATAAGGGAAAGGCTCATTAAGACAACCAACAGACCAAATAACCTTTTATTCATTAACAGTAAAATTATAAATTTAACATTTAGTGGATCGTACGTTTAACCTAACCTTAACAAATATGTTAAAATTTCGACTTTAACACTTGGTTTTAAGTAGTTTTTGATGTATAGACGCTACTTGGCCAGCCGTTTTCTGTATTTCAGAATTTTCAATAACAAAATTCGCGAGGGGTACCTTCCTATTATCTTCCCATTGATTTTTCACCCTTTCCATAACCTGCTCGGTACTAACCCCATCTCGTTGCACTACCCTATTGATCCTAATATTTAAGGGTGCCGTTACCAATATTATTTGATCATAGAGATTATGGGTCCCATTTTCAAATATAATTGCCGCCTCTTGAATTACATAATCCGAATTTTGATTACGCGCCCACTCCTTAAAATGGTTGCGCACAGCGGGATGCACTATATCATTTAGAGCTTTCAGTAATTCAGAATCCTTAAAGACTCTTTGGGATATATACGTCCGGTTCAATACTCGTCCATCATAACTATCCTCTCCTAATAAAGTAACGATCTGCTGTTTTATATGATCGGAATTACCCATTAACTCCTTTGCCTCTTCGTCCGAATTATAAACGGGTACCCCTAATTCACGGAACATTCCTGCTACAGTAGATTTACCACTGCCAATTCCCCCTGTTAAACCTACGATTTTCATTGTTTCATCAATATAAACTCCACCTTATCTTCCTTTAACTGTACCACATTTAAAGACTCTATTTTCTTAGTGATTTCGAGCTCAAGGATATTATCCCCATTTTCTTCAAATTGCGCATAATCCGCGCTAACCTCAAAGTCAGTCGACTTTAACTTTTTTAAATTAACCAACCGATCCCTGCACAACACTTCAGCAGTCTCAGGAAATGTCCTTACCACCACTCCTTCAGGAACATTTATCACGTTTATGGGTATTGTAAGGATGCGCTCTGAAAATTTAAATATCTCCCCCTCCACTTTCACTTTCTTACTAGAAAAGGTGGTATTCTTTAAGTGGGTCGGTAATTGTAAATCTACCGTTTTGGAAAAGTTACCAGTCAAGTTCGCAAAAGATAGTTTTTTTGTCGGAATACTCTTCAACTCCGACACTTCACTTTCCGGGCCTATTACCGTTATAGAATCGGGTATCAATGTTACATCCCTGTCCAATAAATAGTGTTGCTCAAAATCGATATTTACATTGGAGACCACGGCAAGTTTCTTTTTGGTAAGCTTCTGAAAATTGAAGAACATGCTATCCCTGTCCATATCCACGATGTTGATAAAGTTGGGAAGTTGGGACTCTATTTGGCCCCTATAGTCCATTGGCGACATATAATACTTTCGCCCCCGTTTTCCCAAGTTAGATAGATCTACCGTAACCACCTTATTCTTAAATCCGAACACTAAAAATTGAAAGCCACTAGCCCTTAACCTGACCTTTATGTTCTTTTTGGACACCTTTTTCAACAATAAGCTATCTGG
Encoded here:
- the coaE gene encoding dephospho-CoA kinase (Dephospho-CoA kinase (CoaE) performs the final step in coenzyme A biosynthesis.); protein product: MKIVGLTGGIGSGKSTVAGMFRELGVPVYNSDEEAKELMGNSDHIKQQIVTLLGEDSYDGRVLNRTYISQRVFKDSELLKALNDIVHPAVRNHFKEWARNQNSDYVIQEAAIIFENGTHNLYDQIILVTAPLNIRINRVVQRDGVSTEQVMERVKNQWEDNRKVPLANFVIENSEIQKTAGQVASIHQKLLKTKC
- a CDS encoding YbbR-like domain-containing protein, whose product is MIKHIKNGLQKRKVKLFLMFLLGSSLAWFISNLAEQYTNDTTFDLSYTSAPDSLLLKKVSKKNIKVRLRASGFQFLVFGFKNKVVTVDLSNLGKRGRKYYMSPMDYRGQIESQLPNFINIVDMDRDSMFFNFQKLTKKKLAVVSNVNIDFEQHYLLDRDVTLIPDSITVIGPESEVSELKSIPTKKLSFANLTGNFSKTVDLQLPTHLKNTTFSSKKVKVEGEIFKFSERILTIPINVINVPEGVVVRTFPETAEVLCRDRLVNLKKLKSTDFEVSADYAQFEENGDNILELEITKKIESLNVVQLKEDKVEFILMKQ